The Saccharolobus shibatae B12 genomic interval AGAGAGTAGCACTTTTAGGACCTAACGGTGCCGGTAAGTCGACTACCCTAAAACTAATTGTTGGCCTACTCAAGCCCGATAGTGGAGAGGTTCTTGTCAAAGGGTTAGAACCTATCTCAATTCAAGCTAGAAGGATAATTGGTTATCTACCGGAAGATGCAAGCCCCTACCTAATGCTTACTGTTAGGGAGAATTTGGAGTATATAGCTTCATTAAGGGGAGTAAATAATGTTAAGGAGAGAGTTAACAAATTCCTGGAGCTCCTAGCCCTAAAGCCGTACGAGAGGAATAGGGTGATGTCTCTATCTAGAGGTAATAGGCAGAAATTATCTTTGGCCTTAGCGCTAATTCACGATCCAGAAATATTACTCTTGGACGAGCCTTTAAATTATTTGGATATACCGACCCAAGAGAGAATTATATCGTTATTTAACTCCATGACTAATGCTACTATACTAGTCTCCACTCACATTATGTCTATAGCCGGTAGGCTAGCCAATAAGGTAATAATATTATCTGGTGGACAAGTAGTATGGCAAGGAAATATTTCGGATTTAAGGAAATTCGGTGAGGAGAACGAACCCGTCGAATCCATAGTTGCGAGGTTAATGGAAAGTGTTCGGTAAATTACTGAAACTGATCATTTTTAGTAGATTCTCGAAATGGGGCCTTGCGACATTGATCGCAGCATCTATCTTAGCCTCGGCAATCTTTATCCGATCAGTGACTTTAGGAGCACACTCGACTACGCCGAGTTATTACAGTATTGCTTACATTACCGCATTATGCATCCTTTTCTCTTACATTGGCGGATTTACCTTAATGAAAGCAGACCTCGATTACTTATTCACGTTACCCATAGATAGAAAGAAGTTAGGTATAGCGTTATATATTTCCAGTTTAATAATTTATTTAATAATTATAATTTATCTATCGATATTTTCCTATAATTCTGGATTACTGTTAATATCACCTTTATTAAGTGTTTCCCTAGTCTCCC includes:
- a CDS encoding ABC transporter ATP-binding protein; this translates as MNCIELRNVVKRYGNVTALNNVSFAIECGERVALLGPNGAGKSTTLKLIVGLLKPDSGEVLVKGLEPISIQARRIIGYLPEDASPYLMLTVRENLEYIASLRGVNNVKERVNKFLELLALKPYERNRVMSLSRGNRQKLSLALALIHDPEILLLDEPLNYLDIPTQERIISLFNSMTNATILVSTHIMSIAGRLANKVIILSGGQVVWQGNISDLRKFGEENEPVESIVARLMESVR